A section of the Enterobacter sp. C2 genome encodes:
- the arcC gene encoding carbamate kinase → MKTEMKPILVVALGGNALLKRGEPLEAAIQRKNIDLATETIAQLTQRWRVVLVHGNGPQVGLLALQNSAYTGVTPYPLDVLGAESQGMIGYMLQQSLKNRLPKCEVSVLLTQVAVDPADPALANPTKYIGPVYDQPQADALAAEKGWCFKADGSYVRRVVPSPQPMRIVERDAIEALLQRGHLVICNGGGGVPVVEQADGLHGIEAVIDKDLSAALLARQLEADALLILTDADAVYLNWGTPEQRPLTEATPQQLSGLTFDAGSMGPKIAACCRFVKTCNGIAGIGSLADGPAILAGERGTLIRNHSLQ, encoded by the coding sequence ATGAAAACGGAGATGAAACCGATCCTCGTGGTCGCCCTCGGTGGTAACGCCCTGCTGAAACGCGGCGAGCCGCTGGAGGCCGCGATCCAGCGCAAAAATATCGATCTGGCCACCGAGACGATCGCTCAGCTTACCCAGCGCTGGCGGGTGGTGCTGGTGCACGGCAACGGCCCACAGGTGGGCCTGCTGGCGCTGCAAAACAGCGCCTATACCGGCGTTACGCCCTATCCGCTGGATGTTTTGGGGGCCGAGAGTCAGGGAATGATTGGCTACATGCTGCAACAGTCGCTGAAAAACCGGCTGCCAAAATGCGAAGTCAGCGTCCTGCTGACTCAGGTGGCGGTGGATCCCGCCGATCCTGCCCTCGCCAACCCCACGAAATACATTGGGCCGGTGTATGACCAGCCGCAGGCCGACGCGCTGGCCGCCGAAAAAGGGTGGTGCTTTAAAGCCGACGGCAGCTATGTCCGCCGCGTGGTTCCCTCCCCGCAGCCGATGCGCATCGTCGAGCGCGATGCTATCGAGGCACTTCTCCAGCGCGGCCATCTGGTGATCTGCAACGGCGGCGGCGGCGTGCCGGTGGTTGAGCAGGCTGACGGCCTCCACGGTATTGAAGCGGTGATTGATAAAGACCTCTCTGCGGCGCTGTTGGCCCGTCAGCTGGAAGCCGACGCGCTACTGATCCTCACCGATGCCGACGCGGTCTATCTCAACTGGGGTACGCCAGAGCAGCGACCGCTCACCGAGGCTACCCCGCAGCAGCTGAGCGGGCTAACCTTCGACGCCGGTTCGATGGGGCCAAAAATCGCCGCCTGCTGCCGCTTTGTCAAGACCTGCAACGGCATCGCCGGGATCGGCTCCCTGGCGGATGGCCCGGCCATTCTGGCCGGCGAGCGCGGAACCCTGATCCGCAACCATTCCCTGCAATGA
- the argF gene encoding ornithine carbamoyltransferase, giving the protein MKIALKNRNFLKLLDFAPDEIHFLIDMAMELKAAKKAGCEKQTLGGKNIALIFEKSSTRTRCAFEVAAFDQGAQVTYIGPSGSQIGHKESMKDTARVLGRMYDGIEYRGYGQAIVEELGEYAGVPVWNGLTNEFHPTQILADLMTMLEHAPGKRLSELRFAYLGDARNNMGNSLMVGAAKMGMDIRLVAPKAFWPDEALVAQCREIAWETGAKITLTENIAEGVAGVDFLYTDVWVSMGEPKEAWSERVSLMKPYQINQQVIEATGNPRVKFMHCLPAFHNEHTTVGREIELAYGLKGLEVTEEVFESAHSIVFDEAENRMHTIKAVMVATLGE; this is encoded by the coding sequence ATGAAAATCGCTTTGAAAAACCGTAATTTCCTCAAGCTGCTGGATTTTGCCCCCGATGAGATCCACTTCCTGATCGATATGGCGATGGAGCTGAAAGCCGCCAAAAAAGCGGGCTGTGAAAAGCAGACCCTGGGCGGCAAAAATATTGCGCTGATTTTCGAGAAAAGCTCGACCCGTACCCGCTGCGCCTTTGAGGTGGCCGCCTTTGATCAGGGTGCGCAGGTGACCTACATCGGTCCGAGTGGATCGCAGATTGGCCACAAGGAGTCCATGAAGGACACTGCCCGCGTATTGGGTCGCATGTACGATGGCATTGAGTATCGCGGCTACGGCCAGGCGATCGTTGAGGAGCTGGGAGAGTACGCCGGAGTACCGGTATGGAACGGCCTGACCAACGAGTTTCACCCCACGCAGATCCTGGCCGATCTCATGACCATGCTGGAACACGCACCGGGTAAACGCCTCTCCGAGCTGCGCTTTGCCTATTTGGGCGATGCGCGCAACAACATGGGTAACAGCCTGATGGTCGGCGCGGCCAAAATGGGGATGGATATCCGGCTGGTGGCGCCAAAAGCGTTCTGGCCAGACGAGGCGCTGGTGGCGCAGTGCCGGGAGATTGCGTGGGAGACCGGGGCAAAAATCACCCTGACCGAGAACATTGCAGAGGGTGTCGCCGGCGTTGATTTCCTCTACACCGACGTCTGGGTCTCCATGGGTGAGCCAAAAGAGGCGTGGAGCGAGCGCGTCAGCCTGATGAAACCTTATCAGATCAACCAGCAGGTCATAGAGGCCACCGGCAATCCGCGGGTGAAATTTATGCACTGCCTGCCCGCCTTCCACAACGAGCACACCACCGTGGGACGCGAAATCGAGCTGGCCTATGGCCTGAAGGGGCTGGAGGTTACCGAAGAGGTGTTCGAATCCGCCCACTCCATCGTGTTCGATGAAGCAGAAAACCGGATGCACACCATCAAAGCGGTGATGGTGGCGACCCTCGGCGAGTAA
- a CDS encoding YfcC family protein encodes MRRFKFPSAYTILFILIALVAALSWIVPAGHYQMVMNETLGKEVPVAGTYAHVTAQPQGIVSVIMAPISGLYDPDTGQAGAIDVALFVLIIGGFLGIVNKTGAIDAGIERVTQKLSGREEWMIPILMGLFAAGGTIYGMAEESLPFYTLLVPVMMAARFDPLVAASTVLLGAGIGTLGSTINPFATVIAANAAGIPFTTGIWLRVALLVAGWLICVAWVMRYARQVRQDPSRSIVADKQDENIAHFLGGKRQQDLAFTGTRKLILVIFALAFAVMIYGVAVLGWWMGQISGVFLAAAIITGLLARMSEEELTSTFIDGARDLLGVALIIGIARGIVVVMDKGMITHTILHSAEGLVSGLSSMVFINVMYWLEVVLSFLVPSSSGLAVLTMPIMAPLADFARVDRDLVVTTYQAASGIVNLVTPTSAVVMGGLAIARVPYVRYLKWVAPLLLMLTVLICLILSLGALL; translated from the coding sequence ATGCGTAGATTTAAATTTCCCTCTGCTTACACCATTCTGTTTATTCTGATCGCGCTGGTTGCCGCGCTGAGCTGGATTGTCCCGGCCGGGCATTATCAGATGGTCATGAACGAGACGCTGGGTAAAGAGGTCCCCGTCGCGGGCACCTATGCGCACGTTACGGCCCAACCGCAGGGGATCGTTTCCGTTATTATGGCCCCTATCAGCGGCCTGTACGACCCCGATACCGGTCAGGCGGGCGCCATTGACGTCGCACTGTTTGTGCTGATCATCGGCGGCTTTCTGGGGATCGTCAATAAAACCGGGGCTATTGACGCCGGAATCGAACGCGTCACGCAGAAGCTCAGCGGCCGCGAGGAGTGGATGATCCCGATCCTGATGGGACTCTTTGCCGCAGGCGGTACGATCTACGGCATGGCAGAAGAGTCACTGCCGTTCTACACCCTGCTGGTGCCGGTCATGATGGCGGCGCGCTTCGATCCGCTGGTCGCCGCCTCTACGGTGCTGCTCGGGGCGGGCATTGGCACGCTCGGTTCAACCATTAACCCCTTCGCCACGGTGATTGCCGCCAACGCGGCGGGCATTCCGTTTACCACTGGCATCTGGCTGCGCGTGGCCCTGCTGGTGGCGGGCTGGCTTATCTGCGTCGCATGGGTGATGCGCTATGCCCGCCAGGTGCGGCAGGATCCCAGCCGGTCCATCGTGGCGGATAAGCAGGATGAGAACATCGCCCACTTCCTGGGCGGCAAGCGCCAGCAGGATCTGGCCTTCACCGGCACGCGCAAGCTGATCCTGGTTATCTTCGCCCTCGCCTTTGCGGTGATGATCTACGGCGTGGCGGTGCTGGGCTGGTGGATGGGGCAGATCTCCGGCGTTTTTCTCGCGGCGGCCATTATTACCGGGCTGCTGGCCCGCATGAGCGAGGAGGAGCTGACCTCCACCTTTATTGATGGCGCGCGGGATCTGCTGGGCGTGGCGTTAATCATCGGCATTGCCCGCGGTATCGTGGTGGTGATGGACAAGGGGATGATTACCCATACCATCCTGCACAGCGCCGAGGGGTTGGTGAGCGGCCTCTCCAGCATGGTGTTTATTAACGTGATGTACTGGCTGGAGGTGGTGCTCTCGTTTCTGGTGCCCTCCTCCTCGGGGCTGGCGGTGCTGACCATGCCGATCATGGCTCCGCTGGCGGATTTTGCCCGCGTCGATCGCGATCTGGTGGTCACCACCTACCAGGCCGCGTCCGGCATTGTCAATCTGGTTACCCCCACCTCGGCGGTGGTGATGGGCGGGCTGGCGATTGCCCGGGTGCCCTACGTTCGCTATCTGAAGTGGGTCGCGCCGCTGCTGCTGATGCTGACCGTATTGATCTGTTTGATATTAAGCCTTGGCGCGCTGCTTTAA
- a CDS encoding arginine repressor yields MKDYRDCSTREQQQLAACRQLVTEKSYLSQEAIRRDLQRHGFDTISQSTVSRLLKLLGIIKIRNAKGQRIYALNPQLRPAPDATRCLSDMVVSVEHNREFILIHTAAGYGRAVARILDYHALPEILGVVAGSSIVWVAPRDVQRTAQVRNRVNYLLKMHIYAK; encoded by the coding sequence ATGAAGGACTATCGCGACTGCTCCACCAGGGAACAGCAGCAGCTGGCCGCCTGTCGACAGCTGGTTACCGAGAAGAGCTACCTGTCGCAGGAGGCGATCCGCCGGGACCTTCAGCGGCACGGCTTTGATACCATCAGCCAGTCCACGGTATCACGCCTGCTGAAGCTGCTGGGGATTATCAAGATCCGCAATGCCAAGGGACAGCGGATCTATGCCCTCAACCCACAGCTGCGCCCGGCACCGGATGCCACCCGCTGTCTGTCGGATATGGTGGTGAGCGTCGAGCACAATCGCGAGTTTATTCTTATTCATACCGCTGCGGGATACGGGCGAGCGGTAGCCCGTATTCTGGACTATCACGCTCTGCCGGAGATCCTTGGCGTGGTGGCTGGCAGCAGTATCGTTTGGGTCGCCCCGCGTGACGTGCAGCGTACCGCTCAGGTGCGCAATCGCGTTAACTATCTCTTAAAAATGCATATATATGCAAAATAA